From Halomarina ordinaria:
CGATTTGAAAGAGAGACTCGGACAGGACAGATATCGGACAGAAAAATACTACCCCATCGATAAGAACGGCAACCTCAATGAAGCCTATCTGGCGAATCTATCCCAATCTGCAACGGAGTTTCTCTTGAGTCAGGTAGACTCAGTTGAGGAGCCCGAAACCACTGAGGAAACTTCACGAACTCCAAGAAGGATCTGGCAAATCACGCCCGAGAGAGGCGGCGAATACTGGGGTGCGTGGATGCAGCATGGAATTGCGTCTATCGGATACGGACTCGACCATAAGGTGACGGACGATGTAGCAGACATCGACGATGTCGATGAGCTATCTGATGGAGAACTCGTCGAGATCGCTGCGGATGCCGGCAACAACCATGGTCGCGGTATGGCATACCGGTTCCAGTATGAAATCGACGAGGGCGATGTGATAATCGCAAAACAGGGGCGTACCTCAGAGCCCGACATAATCTATGGGGTCGGTATCGTTACTGCTGCCCACCACGAGAAGAACTATCCTGAAATTAATCACACGGATGTCGTTGGCGTAGACTGGAAGGTGACTTTCGGGGAAGGAGGTGTAGATATTGCTGTTGACAGTGGTGCCGATTCGATCAAGACATACACACTAGATACTCTTGATCCAGAGTACTACCGCGAGCTCACGTCCGAACTCGCCGGTAAAGCAGACGTAGACCGCGATGAACTCCTTGCTTTCGTCTTTGATGAGTCGTCTACTGATGCTGAGGGAGAAACAAAAGACGAAGACACGAACTATTTCTGGATTTCCGCTAACCCCTCGATCTGGAAAGTCGAGAGCATCGAAGACGGTGGAGAGGTTTTCTATACTGCGTACAATCGAAAGGGGAACAAACGCCGAATCTTTGGTGCATTCGAGGAGGCCTCTCCCGGCGACAAGGTGCTGTTCTATGAATCTCAGCCCGTCCAGGCCATCGTCGCAGAAGGGACAATTCGGGAAGGGCTCCACGAAGATGAACACGAAGAGTACGATCAACCGATCGACGGAATCACGATCGAGTACAGCCGAGCCATGGAAGAAATTTCGTGGGAACAGCTCACCGCGGTCCCGGATCTTGAAGATGCCTCTCCAATCAGAAACCGCGCACAAGGAAGCCTCTTCCCCCTTACCGAAGACGAGTTCGAAACTATCCTCGCACTAGAGGATCCGATTGAAGACGGTGTCTCACAGGACGCCATTAATCAACTCAAAACAAAACTCACCTCTCCGGAGGTCAACGTCTCGATTCCTAACAGTCTCTACTTCGATGACGCTGACCGACTTCGACGCGAGATCGAAGCCTCGCTCCAGTCTGGAAAGCACCTCATCTTCACCGGACCACCGGGCACCGGGAAGACAAAACTAGCTAAGGCGATCTGTGAATCCGCGACGACCCACGAGCAGGTCGACGATTACAGGTTCACAACCGCGACCTCCGAATGGACTGCGTTTGACACGATTGGCGGATATGTTCCATCTACGGGTGACGGTGGACAGGAACTCCTGTTCGAACCTCGGCTCTTCCTGAAGTGCTTCCGGCAAGACCGTGTCGTCAACGAGTGGCTCATCATCGACGAAATCAACCGATCAGACATCGACAAAGCCTTTGGACAACTCTTCTCCGTCCTGTCCGGCGATTCAACCGAACTACCATACGAACGCGACCGAACTGTCGAACTCCGCTCACTTTCTAATTCAACAACTGACGAAGAGCTCGCCGACATTATTGGGAACCCAGACGCCTTCCCAGTCACCCCCTCGTGGCGGCTAATTGCCACAATGAACACGTACGACAAAACCTCGCTGTACGAAATGTCGTACGCATTTATGCGCCGTTTCAACTTCGTCCACGTCGGCGTTCCGCCACTCACCAGCGATGACGAAGTCCGAACCTCACTCCTCGATCCAGACGGAACTGACAATTACGCGACTGCGTGGCTCGCCGACGATGAGTCACTCCGATCGGTTCTCGAAGACGTGTACCCTGTCGTTGCAGTTCTGTGGCAACGCATCAATGAACACCGCGTCATCGGTCCCTCCATCGTGTACGATATCGTCCGGTATCTCGCCTCGTACGATGACGCCGGCGGATCACGGACAGACGCGCTCACATCTGCTGTCGTCTCCCTCGTCTACCCGCAATTGGAGGGAATGAGACCAGAACAGCAGAAACAATTGATTCGGTCACTCACCGATCAGAACGTCGCTACGGAAAACGGATCTGTAACACTTGATCTCGACAAGTCGTTACTCCAGCACAAAGCGGCTGACTTCTTCGGTATCACATTCGACGATGACGCGTAGTCTAGCAGTAGAGGAACTCGTTAACGCCACCAGCGAAGAGCTGGGTACGTACTTACGGAGCGGCGCGCTGAACACGAACGCACTCACGCGCTCACTCGATTACGAAGGTCTCGATATTGAGGACTGGGAGCGTATCAAACGCATCCATTTCTGTCTCGCAGACGACGTCCACGATTTCATCAGCGCTCTTCCTGACCGGGTTCGTCGGATCAAGACCGAACATCAACGTGAAAACATCCACACGCAAGGCGAAGTCCGCGGGTCGATTAACTGGAGTGGCACACTTCGTACCCGCTCCGAAACCGGCTACGCAGACCGTAGCCGCTTTGTCTGCAACACCCCCTATACTGAATACGATATTGCAGAGAACCGCGTTTTGAAGCGCCTCCTGTGGCAAATCCACCACACAGTTGCAGACGAACTCCAGAGCGTCGAGTACGATTGGCGGCACGACTTCTGGACCGATAACCAGCTCGCCAGCTTCGACCGGCTCTACAAGCAGAACGTCCACCTGAACCGCATCAAAGACGGGCCAACCATCTCCATTTCCGGACAGGATATGACCACCGCTCGCCAGTCACGCCTCCCCCTCTATACCGAAGCCTACGACCTCTACGACACGTTTCAACGCCTCCAAGCCGATACGCTCGACCCGGACATCACGGAACTCCTCGCAGACACACTCGTCGTCCCGAGCGACACACCAACTCTCTTCGAACTCTTCTGCTGCTTCCGCCTCATCCGTATTCTCAACCGTTATTCTCCCGGCTTCTCTCTCAAACCAATCGACGGTGAAAGCAGTGCGCTCGCCCACCTCGAATCAGACGATACCCGCATCGAAATCCACCACAACAGTACCGGCAATCTCAGCTTTCACGAACCGCTTGACGCGACACGTCGTCCAGCACACTCGCAGTACGCACGTTACCACGATGTTCTCATCGACTACAGCAACACCCTAGAATCACTCACCGGCAACCCACACGATTCTGTCTTATATAGTGGTCGTCCCGACATCATCATCGAGAGCTACGACACCACATCCGACGAACAACTCGTCTCCGTACTCCTCGGCGAAGTCAAACATTCCGACGCGACACAGACCTTCAAACAAGGCCTCGAGGAGCTCCTCACTTACCGGCGATTCGCCAACAATAATGGCTACCTCATCGACGATCCAGAGGTCTCTCTCACTAGCCTTCTCATCACGAATGGTCTTACCACACCAGGTACGAGCGACGATGTTATCCATCTCAACGGAACCGATCTACTCGACACCGCAAAACAGCAACATTCGGACTGGATTCTTCCTTCCCTTAGACCTCCCATTATCCCAGAGCAAGCCTGAGCCTATACGATCATAACTCGTGCCGTCTGGTCTCGACGGTGTCTACAGATACCGTCAGTTCCGTCACAAACGCGCCGTGATTCCGGTACGGCTCGCTAATCCGCATCGCTGGCCCTGTATAGAACACTGGTGTCCCGTCATCCGCCTCGAACGTATACCCATTCTCGAAATCTCGTTTCTTTGGACGGTGCTCATCACCGATCAGCACGCAATCAAACGATACGTGTGACTGCGCGAGTAATCGATCCAAATCAACATCAGCGTCGTACCGACGGTACGGCGTCAACCCGTCGTGAAGACACAGTACGTTCGGACCGGAAGACGCTGCACCGAACGCGATATCAGACGGGTCCCATTCTCGCGAGTGGAACTTCCCGACGTCGTCGATTCCCACGTTCCCCGCGGAGATACCGTACGCATCGAGTGGTCCGCTAGCGACCGATGTTGGGCTGGTCGATAACTCCGTAAGATGTCCTTTCGTCACCTGAGTTTTGAGCCACGAGATCCCGTCAACTGAATCCGGATGCTGCGGGTTCGCCGAGTCATGATCGTGCGACCCGATAATACAGTAAACTGGAATGTCACGTGATGACAATCCTGATAAAATCCCACTGGCGAACTCAAGAGTTTCTTTGTCCACCTCGTGATCCAAAATGTCTCCTGTGTGAATAATCGCGTCAACACTCCGCTCAATCGCAAGCCGCGTCACTCGCCCGATTGTCTCCTCACTCGAAATGTCCTGAACCCACGACACGGTACTCCCCCGCCCAGTTTTCTCTCGATTCTCGTATCCTATGTGCGTATCACTCACAAACAGCACCGTCGTCTCAGACCCCGTCATTCCACGTCCAACATTCTCTCGTGCTCGGTGGACCCGCTCAGGGTCAAGCAGGAGATCGACTCCGTCACCTGGCCGATCAGCCGCGGGTTCAGCTGGGAATTCAGCCAGCAGCGAGATTGCCCAATCAACCTCTTCCGACGAGACTTTTACAGGAAGCACTTCTCTCGATTCAGGTGCAACCGGTAATTTCGCACCTGCCGGCACATACCGGCGATCTGATTCACGTGGGTCCGCCACCGCGATCGCCGAAAACTCCGTCACCCGATCCCCGTTTCCGTGTCGCCGCGCGTAGTCCTTCCGCTTCCCCAAATTCCGCTCCTTCTGTTGTGCTCCATAGCACGATGCCCTATCAGCTAACAACTCATCATCGTACAGTACAGACCGCAATGCCACCTTCCATTCCGAATCCGTCCCAGTAGGCAGCGACCCATAAAGAACAGAGAGACAATCGTACAGCTCAGTCAGCTCGTTCCCAGAACCCATCGTATTCACTATCTCTCCCCTGTCGGGCGATATTAAACCCCCGAGGTACGGAACGTACGGTTTGGTCTTCAGAAAACGGGAGGCGTTGGTTCTAAGCCACCACCTCTTCTGGATGTATATATGACTTCAACTGATCTCGCCGATGCGTTCGTCTCGACTAAAGAGGCCCTCAGCGATGCAGGTATTGAGGATGAGTTCTTTCTTGACCTGCTCGCCTCACGCTTGTTGGTAGAGCGCGTGGGCGAGTCGAATAACCAAGGCTGGTGGGACTCACGGGTTCTCTCTGAGACTGGGCGGACCCGACTCGAAGAAGTAACGCCGAAAACGCAACTCCAATCTCGAATCTCCCTCGCATCGAAAGTCGGGAGGAAAGCAGAATCAGACCGACTTCCAGCAGATGCCATCTCCCTGTTCTCGTTCGGCCCTCAAGTGGAATCCCGCCTCTCTGCTGCCATTGAAGACATCGAACCTGCCGATACTCAATCTCTGGAGGCGCTTGAGAACATCTCTGTTCAATCTCTGAGTGAAGGCTGGACGGACCGAATCATCGAGCAAACTGGATCAAACATCACAGCAGCATCTACCACGCTCACCGACCCAGGGACTGGTGATTCATTCCGTATCGAGGAGGAGGGGTACACACAGTCCGAGGTCGAACCAGAGAAATGGCGGCTGCTGGTCACCCTTCTGCAAGGGTACGGGCATAGCACCGACCGTCTCTGTGTGCCGTACTACCCCCTCAAGTCAGAACTTAAATCCGAAAGCGCGTGAGATATCCATATGAGTAACGAGCATATTGAGCCGAGAGATGGCGAGGAAATAGAAGCAGCGGCGAGTCTCGACCCGAAAATCGCCCATCACAGTACGTATATCGACGAGACGAAACGCATCCTTCGTACGTACGTCGATTGTGAGTCCTACGAAGAACTGGAGCGGCGGGTCGTTGAAGAGAACATCCTGAACAAGGACACAGACGAGTATCGAACGAACATTCTCCGCGAAGTCACACGTCGTCACATCCCCGATAAAGAGGAGTACACAGAGACGCCACTAATGAAGATTATGTCGGCTGACGTCCGGAGCGACGTAACCGACTGGTGTCTCTACTACGAATTCGCGCAAGATCCGTTCATTCGCCTCGTCACCCTCGATTTCCTGTACCCTGAATTCGAACGGGGAACTCTCTCCGTGCAAGCTACGGACATCGTCACGTTCATCGAATCGATTCAAGAGGACTACGCCGACCTGCGTGACCGATCCGAATCGACGATCAACGAAGCCGCCACGAAGTACCTCACCGCACTCCGAAACTACGGGCTCTTAGAAGGCACCCAACGTAAGGAATTCGCTGTCATCTACGTCCCCGACGAGACAGTCGCTTACGTCGTCTACCGGCTCTTCCAGAAGGGGGCGAAGTCCGCATCAGATGTCATCGAACACGACGACTGGAAGTTATTCCTGATGAACGAATCCGAAGTTCAGCGCCGTATCCGAGATATCTCACCTCAGTATGTGAGCTACGAGAAGCGCGGATCGACAGAACGACTAATTACAAAGCATGACAGCATAGAGGACCTAATAGATGCTTTCTGACTTTCAAGCACGGCTCGAAGAAGTAGAACGACTCGTCAGAGACGATAGAGACGAAGTCGGAAAGCGCGCTGGAGTTCCCTTCATCGTCTTCACCTACGACCCTGGTGACGAACTCGAAGTCGACGAAGAGGTTCGAAACCTCATCGAGAAACTGGAGTATCACGACCAAACCGTCGCAGGAGTCGATATGCGCGAACTGGTCTTCAGCATCCTCGAAGACCGCGGCATCCTAGAGAACGTGATCGATCTCGAACGCCGGGATCGAGACCAGTTACTCGACGGACTGAAATCGTCGCTTCTGGACGACGGCGAGATGGGGCAGTTAGCGTCGGCCATCGCAACGGCGGCTGAAGACGCTGACACTGTGATTGTCTACCGGATGGGTATTCTGTATCCGTTCGCCAGTGCCTCCACACTCATGGGGCAATTAGAAATGAATACACCGGACGACACGCCCATCGTATTCTGCTACCCGGCGAAAGTCGATGACAAGAGTTTAAGATTCCTCGATGAATCGGAGGGGACATATTACCGTGCAAGGGTGATCGGACATGAGTGATACTACCTCCTCCCACCAGATTCACGAGATCTTCTACCGGCCAATCAATCGGAAGATCGACCGGGTCGTCAAAGTAGATAACGACGACCCGAGCGTCGTCAAGAAAGAACTCGAAGAGTACATCCTCACGCCACAGCTCGAACGTCACTTCTCGGACGCGTTAGAGGCCGTCATCGATACGGAACACGCACAGACGGAAGACGTCGGGATGTGGGTTTCCGGCTTCTTCGGCTCGGGGAAGAGCCACTACATGAAAATCCTCGGGCACATCCTCGAAAACCGCGAGTTCGAGGATACACACGCGGCCGAGATGTTCCGGGATCGAATCGAGGGCAACGAGATGCTCGACGGAGCGGTCTCGTCTGTCACCCAGAAGTTCGATTCCGAGGTGCTGATGTTCCAGATCGGCGCGAAAGCCGACGCATCCGGGAGCGAGTCCATCACGGAGATCATCCACCGTGAGTTCAACATCTCCCGTGGTTACGCCTCGATGCCCTGGGTCGCCCAAATGGAGCAGGAACTCGAATCACGAGGCGTGTACGACGAGTTCGTCGACGCCATCGAAGCGAACACCGGGAAAGACTGGACGGAAGCCCGCAAGGACGCCATGTTCGTCCGGTCCGACATGGAGACCGCATTAGTCGAGGCTACCGATGAGTTCGACGACGAAGACGATGCAGCCCGCGCAATCGACGACGTTCAGGACAACGTTCTGATCAACGCGTCCACGCTCGCCGAAGACATCGTGGACTACGTCGAACAGCGGGAAGCCGAGACTGGCGACAACTGTCGGTACTTCGTGTTCATCGACGAGATCTCGCAGTTCATCGGCGACGATGGGCAACTCCTCTTGGAACTCCAGAGCATCGTCGAGGAATTCGGGCAGAAAGGCAAAGGCAAGGTCTTCCTCGGAGTCACCTCCCAGGAACAACTCCAGCAACTTATTCCCGGCGTCTTGGAGAAGGAAGCCGAGGAGTCGAAAGTCATCGACCGCTTCCCACACCGGTTCGACCTCACCTCCGAGAACCTCGACAAGGTCGTCCGCGACCGTGTCCTCAGCAAGAAAGGCGAATTCAGAGGCATCCTCGGCAACCTGTATGACCAGCACGAAGGTATCCTTTCGGCTAGATACAAACTGGACTCCAGTCAGAGCCTGAAGCCAATTAACGAGGATAACTTCATCGACTGCTATCCGTTCCTTCCCTACCAACTCGATATCCTTCCGGAGATGTTCAAGGCTCTCGGGAAAGGCTCAGACGACCAGCTGGCAGGGAGTGAACGCACACTGATCGACGTCACCCAGAGCGTCCTCAAAGACGAGGCCCATCTCTACAACGACGAACTCGGGGCGCTCGTCACGCTGGACATGATCTTCGACGAGATCAGCAACGACATCCCCAGTAGTGACGTCAAGTCGATCCGCGAGGCGCGACCGAAAGACGCCGATCCGGAAATCGCACGACGCGTCCTCAAGTCCCTGTACCTCCTCCAGCAGCTCCCGTGGATTCCGAACACGGCCGACAACATTGCAACGTCACTCCAGACGGAACTCGGCCCCACGCAGCAACTGGAGGGTGACGTCGAAAAGACGCTCGATGCCCTTGTCAACGCCGGCTACGTCGGTCGGAGTGAAGAAGGCTACCGGTTCCTCCGTGAGACCGAGCGGGAACTCGAAAACGAGATCAAAGGCATCGAAGTCGGCCCAGGTGACATCCGGCGCTCGTCCAAACGCTTCCTGAACGACATCCTCGACGAAACGTCCCGTGTCAACTACCAAGGGAAGACGTTCCAGGTGAACCTGAGCATTGACGGCGAGGAAATCACGTCGAAGGGCCACATTGACCTCAAAACGTACTCGCCGATATACCAGCGATACGAGGATCTCGATCCGGACGGCCTGAAAACGCAGAGCTTCAGCGAGGACGGCACACTGTACTGGATCGCCGACAACGAGAAACAGCACGCCATCTACGAGAAGCTGAAATCGATCTACCAGATCAACACCGTTGTCAAAGAAAAGCGCGGCAACGAACTCAGCCAGGAGGAACAGGAAGCCCTCGGACAGAAGCAAGAAGACCTCCAGCGCCTCCGCAACGAAGTTGAACGCGAGTTCAAACGCAGCTTCCAGCGCGGAGTCCTCATTTACAACGGCGACACCGAGGAGTTCGACACCACGAGCACCTCGCTTACTTCGCTCGTTGCCCGGAAGACGGACAATGCCATCCCGAAGGTCTTCACGAGCTTCAAACACGGCTCCGCGACGGTCAAAGACCGACACATCGAGCAGATCTTCGGCGACCTCGACGGCTCGTCGAACCCGTCGGTCTTCTCCGACCTGGGTGTCGTCCAGGACGGCGATCTCATCGCCGAAGCCCGAATCGCCTCGGAAGTCGAAGACGAGATCCAACGCCGTGAGAAAGCAGGCGAGTCCCGCACCGGAAGCGACCTGATCGACCACTTCGCCGAACCGCCGTACGGCTGGAGCCGAGAAGTCGTCAGGCTCGCCGCAGCCGTGCTCTTCCGTAACGGCTCGATCATCCCGACGTACAAGGAACGGACCTACGGGACGTACACGGAAGACGGCGCACAGGAAGTGTTTACCCAGGTCACGAAGTTCAAGTCCACCTCCTTCGACGAGCGCGAGACCGTAGACATCGACACGCGAACGGACGCCAAACAGCTCCTTGACCGCCTGTTCGACCGCAAGGTCAAATCCACGGACCAGGCTGTTGATGAAGGCGTTCGAGAGGAAGCCAACACTTGGGTCTCGACCACCAGCACACTCCTCTCGCAGCTCCGGCGGGTAGACTTCCCGCTCACGGACGACGTCGAGCAGTTCCAAACCCGACTGAAGAACCTGCTTCAACAACCCACGTCGGCCAAGCGCATCAAGCAGTTCGTCGAATTCGAGGACGAACTCGAAGGCCTCACCAAAACCGCGAAAGACGTCGCCCAGTTCTGCGGTGAGAACGGCGGCGAAAACCGACTGAAAGAATACGAGACGATACAGCGATTCATCACGACCGAGTGGGAATCGCTCGTCGACGAGGCAGATGACCACTCGGCACTCGTGGACATCAGCGACGACGCGCGTGACGCCGCCGACCGCGTCAAGAACACGCTGGACACCGAGGGCGTCATCAGCCAGTGGAACAACGTCAAGACGGACTATCGAGCCGCAGCAGAAGCCTTCACCGCGACCTACGAAGCGCTGTACGAGAAACGGCACGAAACGTACACAAACTCCATCGACTCGGTGAAAGCATACGCTGGCTCCGACATCGACGAGGACGATCTCGACTCGGCATTGTCGGACCTAACGGAACGGCAGGGCGACGGGTCGGTGGATCTGGATATCTCGAACAAGGACCACATCAGTCCGGACCCCTCGCTCACCCGCCTCATAGAACACATCCAGACCGTCGACGCGTACGAGAGCGGGGCGAAAACCAAAATCGACGACTTGGACGATGACGACGACGATGGAACGGTCCGCGAGAGTGTAGACATCGACGATATCTTCGGGAGCGTCGTCGTGACTGAACCCGGAGACATCGACGCACCAATCAGTGAACTACGGGGGGAGATCGAGACCCTCCTCGACCAGGACGGTGACGTAGAGATTCGGTTCCGGTAACGCATCTGTTCGGGCTCCGACTTTTCACGAGAGGGCACTGCGAGATTCGGCAGACGCCGGGACAGCCCGTTCTCCCACAATTATAAGACACGCCGAATACTTGCTGGTTGTATGTCATCGCGGGCGGGAATCCCGACACAGCGTACTGCCGTCCCGCCCGTTTCGTGGCAGTGCGCGACCCTCTGATATCCATGTCCACGACACACGGTCAACCCGGTCTCTCGTCGGAACAGCGCTCAACTATCCGAAGCACCATCCTCAGCACGCGCCACACGCTCGAAGATGAACTTAGACGCCAGCTCGAAAGATACGGTATCTACGAGAACAAGCGACTCCCACTCGAAGACCTGTCCCATCTCTCAGCAGAAGACCGCCACACTCGACGAACGCTGGACGCCGCTATCGAGCGAGAACTCGAATCCACGGAAGGCGATCTGGAGCGGTCGATCACCAACTACGTCCGCGAAGCAACGAAGACTTACCTCAACCGGTTCGTCGCGCTGAAAACCATCGAGGTTCGTGGCCTCGTCGAGGAAACCATTACAGAGCGTCCAGAGTACGGCAACCGGTCGTACATACACCACACCGTGGCGGAGATCGCCGGCGAGCTAACCAACGCTCCAGACGACGGCTTCGGTGCCGCACTAGACCTAGCGTATCAGGAAATCGGCGCAGAGATTCGAATGATCTTCGAGGAATCCGAACACACCGCTATCGACCTCGATGCACAGGTTCGAGAGGAAGTTCTTGACGAACTGGATGCAATCGATGACGAAGCGTGGGAGAGTGACGAAGCGCTCGGCTGGGTGTACCAGTATTTCGGTGAGGAAGAACGCGAAGAGATCGACGACCGCGTCGACGAAGAGAACTACAAGATTGCTGGGACGGACATCGCCACGAAGACACAACTGTTCACTCCGCGGTACATCGTCGAGTGGATGGTCGACAACTCGTTGGGTCGGACGTGGCTCGAAATGCAGGGCGAACGGACGAATATCGACGATAAAGAGAATTGCTTCTACCTTGCCCCGCTGGCAGAATCCTTAATTGATCGAGAGACGAAAGCGGTTGAGAACATAACGGTTCTTGATCCTGCTTGTGGCAGTGGTCATATGCTGTTCTATGCTTTTGATGTACTCTACCAGATGTATCTGGAGGAAGGAGAGATCCCCGAGAAATATATCTCGCGTGAAATTCTTCGGAACAATCTCTACGGAATTGATATTGACTCTGGTGCAGCACAAATTGCAGCACTGTCACTATATCTCAAAGCGAAAACACGGGCTCCAAATGTAGAAGTCGACCAGATCAATGTCGCCTCGGCAGATGCAGTCCTAATAAATGGTGAGAAAAAGGAGGAAGTTCTCAGCCGAACACAATCGGAACTCGAAAAAGAAATTCTTGATCAGATATGGACTAGCTTCGAACACATCCGAGAATGGGGAAGTCTTGTCCGAGTTGAAGAGCGTATCGAGGAGATTATTGACGATTACCGAGATGAGCTCCAAGCCGCGGGCCAATCCAAGTTCACACAAAGTGGAGGGCTTGAGAAGCAAGCTTCTGTCGTCTCGTTCTCGGATGATGAATCTGAATCATGGGGGGCTGTGAAAGAGCGGCTACTTGAGAACGCCCGTGAAATAGCTCGAATAGCGCTTAACGAGGATAACCCAGTTGATGAAATGTTTGCTGCAGAGGTGTCAAAGACGGTTGAACTTCTGGATATCCTTATTCATGATTACGACGTGGTTGTCGCTAATCCACCTTACTTAGGTAGCGCAAAAATGGGAGATAATCTTAAGCAATACGTTAAAGACGGGTATGTTGGTACCCGTGACCTGTATGCTGCCTTCATTCAGCGATCCTGGGAGTTCGCCAAAGAAAACGGGTATGCATCGCTAGTCACACCCGAGAACTACATGTTCTCATATAGCTATCGAAAACTACGTCGAATTCTACTTCAAAACCATCAATTTGTCGAGGGTGTCCACCTCTCCCGATATGGATTTGACCAACAAAAAGACGCTTACACAATTCCGTTCCTTCTTCGCAATAGTGAGCCCGAGGAGCTCGATAAAACACGCTTCTATCGCATGACTCACGAACAGGATCTGTAC
This genomic window contains:
- a CDS encoding BrxE family protein, whose product is MTSTDLADAFVSTKEALSDAGIEDEFFLDLLASRLLVERVGESNNQGWWDSRVLSETGRTRLEEVTPKTQLQSRISLASKVGRKAESDRLPADAISLFSFGPQVESRLSAAIEDIEPADTQSLEALENISVQSLSEGWTDRIIEQTGSNITAASTTLTDPGTGDSFRIEEEGYTQSEVEPEKWRLLVTLLQGYGHSTDRLCVPYYPLKSELKSESA
- a CDS encoding AAA family ATPase → MVATSSEDIEDLIDRYRDEHDWEQDKSHVQNTSTVIRQLVQAIVETGSVDEYAMRTVYNLCQNDDALQPENKKERIDNLDIDSTAKSEIKERIDEGTGIVGKGTYSVPIEGHEEEAFNLLSTAIRSDNRDEIDPAIEEFANLEIEGIQNGIISPILYFLHPTKYPISNHRSRTGMQKFFGYEMSGRLTSYLTEVEKFNEVRAEYPFKNDFRHLDSFFNWVEERESVLVEQSSEPVAEISDDADLYWVNQHNQPEIEEEYLRAKTDGLWHHNLDKLSIGDIVFHNFDNELIGISTVIENAETYTSRGEEYYRVEVELRSFGEPVPVDDDLKERLGQDRYRTEKYYPIDKNGNLNEAYLANLSQSATEFLLSQVDSVEEPETTEETSRTPRRIWQITPERGGEYWGAWMQHGIASIGYGLDHKVTDDVADIDDVDELSDGELVEIAADAGNNHGRGMAYRFQYEIDEGDVIIAKQGRTSEPDIIYGVGIVTAAHHEKNYPEINHTDVVGVDWKVTFGEGGVDIAVDSGADSIKTYTLDTLDPEYYRELTSELAGKADVDRDELLAFVFDESSTDAEGETKDEDTNYFWISANPSIWKVESIEDGGEVFYTAYNRKGNKRRIFGAFEEASPGDKVLFYESQPVQAIVAEGTIREGLHEDEHEEYDQPIDGITIEYSRAMEEISWEQLTAVPDLEDASPIRNRAQGSLFPLTEDEFETILALEDPIEDGVSQDAINQLKTKLTSPEVNVSIPNSLYFDDADRLRREIEASLQSGKHLIFTGPPGTGKTKLAKAICESATTHEQVDDYRFTTATSEWTAFDTIGGYVPSTGDGGQELLFEPRLFLKCFRQDRVVNEWLIIDEINRSDIDKAFGQLFSVLSGDSTELPYERDRTVELRSLSNSTTDEELADIIGNPDAFPVTPSWRLIATMNTYDKTSLYEMSYAFMRRFNFVHVGVPPLTSDDEVRTSLLDPDGTDNYATAWLADDESLRSVLEDVYPVVAVLWQRINEHRVIGPSIVYDIVRYLASYDDAGGSRTDALTSAVVSLVYPQLEGMRPEQQKQLIRSLTDQNVATENGSVTLDLDKSLLQHKAADFFGITFDDDA
- a CDS encoding BrxA family protein, whose product is MSNEHIEPRDGEEIEAAASLDPKIAHHSTYIDETKRILRTYVDCESYEELERRVVEENILNKDTDEYRTNILREVTRRHIPDKEEYTETPLMKIMSADVRSDVTDWCLYYEFAQDPFIRLVTLDFLYPEFERGTLSVQATDIVTFIESIQEDYADLRDRSESTINEAATKYLTALRNYGLLEGTQRKEFAVIYVPDETVAYVVYRLFQKGAKSASDVIEHDDWKLFLMNESEVQRRIRDISPQYVSYEKRGSTERLITKHDSIEDLIDAF
- a CDS encoding BREX protein BrxB domain-containing protein, producing the protein MLSDFQARLEEVERLVRDDRDEVGKRAGVPFIVFTYDPGDELEVDEEVRNLIEKLEYHDQTVAGVDMRELVFSILEDRGILENVIDLERRDRDQLLDGLKSSLLDDGEMGQLASAIATAAEDADTVIVYRMGILYPFASASTLMGQLEMNTPDDTPIVFCYPAKVDDKSLRFLDESEGTYYRARVIGHE
- a CDS encoding metallophosphoesterase family protein; translation: MTEFSAIAVADPRESDRRYVPAGAKLPVAPESREVLPVKVSSEEVDWAISLLAEFPAEPAADRPGDGVDLLLDPERVHRARENVGRGMTGSETTVLFVSDTHIGYENREKTGRGSTVSWVQDISSEETIGRVTRLAIERSVDAIIHTGDILDHEVDKETLEFASGILSGLSSRDIPVYCIIGSHDHDSANPQHPDSVDGISWLKTQVTKGHLTELSTSPTSVASGPLDAYGISAGNVGIDDVGKFHSREWDPSDIAFGAASSGPNVLCLHDGLTPYRRYDADVDLDRLLAQSHVSFDCVLIGDEHRPKKRDFENGYTFEADDGTPVFYTGPAMRISEPYRNHGAFVTELTVSVDTVETRRHEL